The Poecilia reticulata strain Guanapo linkage group LG1, Guppy_female_1.0+MT, whole genome shotgun sequence DNA window AACTACGTTTCCCATCATACAccttcacattttcaaattcaccgttcagttttttttttttaacaagctgtttttcttctcatccaggggtgtgttttttttccattgataagtgttcactgaaaacaaaagcatttcaaCTCTCCAGTCAGCCGTGAGGTTTAATGGGGAGCAAACTGTATAAAAAGTGTGAcagatttttgtaaatatctgGCTAGTAGCTTTAAATgtagaagcaaaataaatatgtagaaacaaaataaatagcaaaaatagtccaatgaaaaatggaaaaaatggcACTGAGACTTGTGAAATTGGATTACTTACATATTTGATCAAGGTAGCATATTAAACATGCTCCATTGTGTCAAGATTTATTCCAAAGCAAAGTTTCTGTGAAGAGATAGATTTGATCCCTTCCCCACcttcaaactgaatttttttgtcAGCATTTCTTACCAACTCTTCATCAGCTCAAACACACCAGAGGAACAGATTGCTGTTTTTGGGAGTGTACTTAGgacaaataagacaaataaagaaaatgcagttagAGAAGGgagacaaatatttaaaaaacaatcagattttaaacaatttggtttaaagaattttaatcaatttaactTAGCTGTACTTCTAAGtccattttgaaatgaatcaaTATTCAATCCTCTTGAAAGCAAGCCTCCACACACATGCCTAATAGTAAGTTCCTTATAATGCTTTCATTTATAATTACTGTTTTCTCTTAATTCCTATTCTTAAGCACCTTTTCAATTCATTGGTGTTTACTTATATCCAGCTTACTCCTTTATTGTACCTCTTATGGTGTGATCTACttaaatacaacaacaacaaaaaaaacaaaaaggaggatTTGCAATTACAActtacaagaaaatgttttccttacaTGGATTACCTAAATAcactaatgtttttgttttttttaatcacagttgTGTATAAACTTTTGTGCTTTATGAAAAGGGAAATAACATATAACGTAAAAATGTTAGACTGGTATCGACCACTCACTTGCACACAGTAGTACCTGTTTTAGCTCCACCCTCATCCAGCTCTCATGGTTGCAGATTTgattcagtgtgtgtgtgtgtgtgtgtgtgtgtgtgtgtgtgtgtgtgtgtgtgtgtgtgtgtgtNNNNNNNNNNNNNNNNNNNNNNNNNNNNNNNNNNNNNNNNatgtgtgtgtgtgtgtgtgcgtgtgtgtgcatgtgtgtgtgtgtgtgtgcgtgtgtgtgcctgtgtgtcgGTGTAAAGGAGGCTGGACTCTGTGCTCAGTGCCCTGCTGTACCTGTCTCTCATGGAGGTGGACTAACACTCCCTGAGCAGGCAGCCAGGCAGCGGAGCGCTGTGGAGCAGCAGGGGTAGATATCCTCCTATCTGACCACTCTCTGCTTCtgcttcctcttttctctcccaCCACCATCTCTCTCTGCTAGGTCACATCTTTctcaagattttttatttttttgctgttctcCACTCTCACTTCCCCCCTtctgttctgtttgtctttgcttCGTGGAGCTCTGCAGTCCTTCGGTGCCAACTTTCTGAGGCTTCAAATGGAATGAGGATATTTGTTTAATGAATTATACCTCTTAATGTGTCAGACATTTAAAGGATGGCGTAGGCTTTTGTTTGCCTGACTCATTAAGTACCTTTGGTGCTGTTGATTCATGTTGTGCTTAAATTCAGCAGCGTTGTGGCTTACAGTTTAAGCATTAGTGTTGTCTTTGATCCCgtcctgctgatttgtgacgctGCTTTCCGCAGCTGCTGGGATCAACACCGCTAATCGATTGCCTCCACATGTCCATGTGTGCATACAACAAAGATATCGCCTTCCTTTGGCCTGTTTCTGTCAGTACGCCGGCTCAGGATCAGTCCTGAGCCGGCGTACTGACAGACAGTCAGATGTTTAACAGTCAGCTAAACATCTGTAGCGTTTCCTGCTCTTTCACATGTTGCAGTTTGGCTTCAGATGATACGATAATCTTGAGTAAAAACACCATGGTTACGCATTGTTGTAGTTTTAATGTGAGGTTTAAGAAGCAAAATATTATCTCTTTTTCTAGTTCTGTTttgttaaagtaataaaaatatagcaaaattaTATCAGATGAGATTAATAGGTTATCTGCTCAAGTAGGCTTTGGAGTTCAGCGTGGCGTTACCTTGATAAGAAAGGTTGGTGATGCTACTTTAGTTTCCAAAGCATTAGCATCCATTTTTTTAACTGGAATTATTTCCAAGCAGccaaatatttgcttttctttttttttcctcagaggaAAAAGCTTAGTTAGTTTGTTGCAACCGATGGAGGAGGGGCTGAGCTGTGTAACTCTGCTCCATAAAACCAGAGGATACGCTGGTCACTTTTCAAGGACTTTGAACCAAAGAGTAGGATAGCTTAATGGTTTTTTAAATCCATTACTTTTCAAAACCTTGATATAAACTGATACCTCTAACTGATGGCTAGTGTGAACAAGTAGAATATTTGTTGTTTGGGCAgattatgtggaaaaaacatcAATGACAGAAGTTATTTAATGTCAGATCTGTGGATAATTTGGATATATCTGGGCAAAAAGTATGTTTCAGCAGTAGCCAATCTAGATTCATAAAATGATCCTGAAGAAAGCCCATAAAGCCCTTCCTCTGCACTCATAAAACAATCCATTCTCCAACATAAGGGTTAATATGCAGAGAATCAGGTGCTTCTATCAATCATAAACATAAGGTAATGGCCAATCTCCTTCGCAATAACTGAAACACTTACTTCCTTAACATTTAAGTTCATAACCTTTGACCAGGCGAACTCTGTGTCTGAGCTCTGATTATGTTTAACCTGACGAGTGTTAGCCCTTTGGGAGGTTAGAGCCAGAGCTGAGAAATCTCACCTAGATCATCATAACTTTCCATAAGAGTCGTCATCTGTAAATCTTTATATCCTCTGAATAATAGGCTGTGATTTGACTGAGGTTAATTATCTACTAGGTTCTGCTGTGGGTTTCCTCCTTGCCTCTTTCACGCACTAGGACAATTTAAAAGAATGAACATCCAGTGGACTTTTTGATCAcaatatctctttttttttcaatgcattCACTCCCATCTCAGTTTTTGGCTAGCTTTggttttttgctacattttctaGATGTGATTAGATTATAAATCCACTCTGACTATGAGATAAAGTTGTCTTTACAACTTTATCTCACTTTATCACCGTCAGATCAGAGGAAGTAAGGAATAATCTTGGGTCATTGTAAGATTTTAGTGTTGTGAGAATATGCTATTTACACAGAGATtgaatacaaaaatatgtaaagattatttatttactttgatttaaaacaataaatatgccACATCTGCTGCTAAAGTAATATTACCACTAAAGTTCAGATCATGTTTTCTATGTCATTTATATAattgtgttttgatgttttatgctGTGATGTAAACATAGCACGAACAGTAAATGAAGCAGAAGCTTTCAGGTGATTCCTGTGCAGAATAAAGTTACACCAGTTCAATGAGCTTCATTTTGGTAAATTAGTTTCTGATTATTACGCTCTGATCGAGTAGCTTAGCCTGCAGTCAGATGCTTGGCAGTAATGCTAATTGTATTTGGTGAACTGTAGAAATCAATTAGCATTAGCCATTGATGGTTAGCTTTTTCCACACCATGAATGTCTTTGTTCTCACAACCAGAAATAtatgcaaacagaaacaagttTGTTTATTAGCTGGTTTGTAATGGTCTACAGCACAATTCTTATCACAATAATATTTTTCACTTAATAATGATAATTgggaacatttcagaaacatgaaGCTCCTTATCCCATTTCTACCAACAAATATATATANNNNNNNNNNNNNNNNNNNNNNNNNNNNNNNNNNNNNNNNNNNNNNNNNNNNNNNNNNNNNNNNNNNNNNNNNNNNNNNNNNNNNNNNNNNNNNNNNNNNNNNNNNNNNNNNNNNNNNNNNNNNNNNNNNNNNNNtatatatgtatattttttattttttctcaatgAGGAGAACTCCTgcagtgtatttttttccctttgtgatGATGAAACTTCCTGTCATGCAAGGACCTCAGATGACGGCAGGCAagtagaaaatgacaaaatcaacaaatgatTACTGAGAGGTTTAAATATTGCAGGTTGCTGGGACATCACTTGAAAGCTTGAGCATCAGCGATTAGTCAGAAAGTAACAATATACATCCGTATGTCATTTTAATAGGCTAGTGTAAAATAAGCTTTATTTAGACAGGACAGATAAGGATATAACTCTCCGTTAAGTATTGTCTTCTTGCACAGGCCTACTTTTAAAGAGTTCAAGTTAAGAACAGTTAAAGTTTTTGCTTCACACATGATTTgcagtgtgtttctttttatccaaagtaatgtttttgtaaactgAATCCTTTTGGGTCTTACTTTTTGGTAACCCTAAGCTCTGCTATCTTGGAGAAACGACCAGCAGGTGCATGAATGTGTGGGTGACTAGGAGAACTGGATGTTGGGTCAGGTCAAATGACTGTGCATGTTACCATGGCTACTTGGCCTTGAGGTGTTTTCACCTCTGTCAACAGCTTTCGGTTACCATCAAAGTCAAGGGCATTGTAACTGCctaactaaaaagaaaaaattaggTTTTATAACGCTCACTAAGGACTTTTAAGGTAACTATAACACAGTAGTAATGTAGAGGCTGTAATTGGCTGCTTTGACGTTGTGTGCTGCAAGGAGATTTGGGGATTTAAAAACTTGTGGATTTTTCCGTTCTCAATGCTGGCTGTGTTGGAAAATAAGAAAGTAAGAGGTTTATGTTTGGGAAGCCGATTTCTGATTTTTCTCAGTTGCTCTTTTAGGGCCGGGCCTCCTAATGAAAGGACACATACTGAGAAATGCACACAGTGAAACTGCACCTGCATGAATCACATTCATATTGATAAGAGGGTTGAAAGTCCAGCAGCATcatgtagtgtgtgtgtgtgtgtgtgtgtgtgtgtgtgcgcgcagcAGATTATTATGTATGAGCACCATTGTGCAGATATTTGTGACATCATATGGCATTGTGTTTCACCCATAACACCTCACTTAGCTTTACTGTAGCTGTCCTCGTTATTTCTTACACAGGCGCATATGTgtcgcacacccacacacacacacactgagcatGTGACCAAGTAATACTCAATGAACCTTGAGCTGGAGGTTTCATGGTTTACAGCCCTTCATTCTCTCTGATAGGGGTCATAGGTCACCAGTGGATCTGAGGGACTCAACAAAACAAGGTTGTAAAACAACTGATAGGGGAAAGAGCTCTTAGGATTTATAGGTGCTGTATTTTTACTTGTGTTCAGGTCACATAATGTGTCTCCACAGAAAATCTAACATGTTCTGTCATATAAATCAACAGCCAACAGTTTTCTTAAATGCATATTACATTGATTCATTACACAGATTGATATATTTCAACCATTTATGTGGTTCCTTTTGATGACGACGGAAGATAGACATTTCcaagcaaattaatttaaagctgagtgtaaaaaaaaaaaaaaggcgaacAAAGAATAAAGATTTCATAATTAACATTGACGGACATAACCCTCAAACAACTGCAAAGCAAAGCTCATTCAAGAGTCTGAGGGATTTTCACAAGATATATTGTTTAAGCTCAACCACCCAGATGTAGTCAGGCTGCAATTATTCATTATTGTGTCGTGAAGACATTTCTGATTCAGACTTCAGAAGTGTCATACTTAGGCTTCAGGAGTAAGGGATTGAACTGTTCTCCTTTCAATGGAAATTAagctttgcattttatttaaaaatcaatgtttcaCCATCTGGATGAAATATGGAGGGCTACAGAATCCAAGCTTTATAGAAATATCTATAAAGCTTGAGGTTCAGTGTGAAGGCTCCACAATCAGTCATGAGTTGGAAAGTCGAGTCATCTGCTGGTCACCAAGTGAAGAATCAGTACAGCCATCGTGCTAGTTTCATTTTCCATAAGTTGTGGTTTTTTTCCCAAACTGTCAGAAGACCCAATGTCTGGTTTAATGCCCTAAAACCCACTGCTTTGCAGTTTGTCTTATAAAATGCCCTCATTTTCTTAGAATCTGAATTGTGGGTGCTCATTGACTTTAAGACGTAGTCATTCATAATAATACTTTAAACCTATCActctgtattatgtttttatgtaataatttcactttttatattgaataggtgaaataaatatttttgttaaattattttttttctaatttatacACCAGCATCATTGTTCTTGTTTTGCCTCATTTCTCCTTTTACGAATGGATTTACAAAACTCTGTCCTCCTTTTTTGTCTCCAGACCCAAAATCTGATTGGATGGTTTTGTCAGAATGACAGCGGAAGATCCCGTTTCCTCATCAAACATGAGCAACAACTCTACACCCTCCAAACCCTCCAAACCTTCAGGTGCCTCCTTCCATCCACTCCAAGGACAGGTCACCCTCCCAGAGGGAGTTGCAGGAGCTCCCAATGAGGCCGCACTGTTGTCCCTGATGGAGCGCACCGGCTACGGTATGGTCCAAGAAAACGGTCAGCGTAAATACGGGCCCCCTCCAGGCTGGAGCGGTCCAGCTCCTCCAAGAGGATGCGAAATCTTTGTTGGCAAGATCCCACGAGACGTTTACGAGGACGAGTTGGTCCCGGTGTTTGAGACAGTAGGCCGCATCTACGAGATGCGTCTGATGATGGACTTTGATGGGAAAAACCGGGGCTACGCATTTGTTATGTACACAGAAAAGCACGAAGCCAAGAGAGCAGTGCGGGAGCTCAATAACTATGAGGTGCGGCCTGGCCGGCTCCTGGGGGTCTGCTCCTCAGTGGACAACTGCCGTCTTTTCATCGGTGGGATTCCCAAAACCAAGAAGCGCGAGGAGATCCTGGAGGAAGTCTCCAAAGTGACAGAAGGCGTATTAGATGTGATAGTGTACGCCAGTGCTGCTGACAAGATGAAGAACCGTGGCTTTGCATTTGTAGAGTATGAATCGCATCGAGCAGCCGCCATGGCTCGCAGGAAGTTGATGCCAGGAAGAATTCAGCTGTGGGGCCACCAGATTGCAGTGGACTGGGCCGAGCCAGAGATTGACGTAGATGAAGACGTGATGGAGACGGTAAAGATACTCTACGTTAGGAATCTAATGATGGAGACCAGCGAGGAGACAATCAGAAAGGTAGGATATAGACTCTCATTcttatttcttacattttttggggggcatTGAGTATGTGTTTTTGAAGTCCAGTGAGAAAAGTTAACTGAAAAGTGACAGAATGTGAGGTAACAAATGCTATATGTCGGAGATCTAAATCTTTCTAGTAGGccctgaatgttttatttactgaagaAGAACAGCCGTGGGTTAAATAACTGATATACAAAAAGCCACAGCAGGTAGTGAAGGAACTTAATACCTCAACCCGACtgacttttttattaataaattagatggcgttgcctttttgttttggtttgacaGATTTTCAGCCAGTGGAACCCCGGATGCGTGGAGCGTGTGAAGAAAATCCGTGACTATGCTTTCGTCCACTTTATATCCCGAGACGACGCTGTGCTGGCCATGGACCACCTCAATGGCACAGAGATCGAAGGGTCCTGCATTGAAGTGACGCTTGCCAAGCCGGTAGATAAAGAGCAGTACTCACGTCAGAAAGCCTCTAAAGGAGGCACTGCTGCTACGCCAGAGCCTACCCAGCAGAACTACATCTACCAGTGTGACCCCTACACGTTGGCTTACTATGGTTACCCTTACAGCACGCTTATCGGACCCAACAGGGAATACTTTGTGAAAggttggttgtttgtttttgatgcttttcaactaatatttatatatatatatattgacctaaaaaaaaaaaagccatcagTGTTTGTTAATGTTCAATGACTAAAATTATGATTGAATCTTTGAtcaatgttttgaaaaaatatttagctaattgTTTGTGGCTCAAAATCAGAGGGCCTGTTGTTCAAAggcaaaaaccaaacaatttgaTGGACCAATGAATGCTAATCCCATTACCTTAAATGATTGACTGAATGTGGTCTTGGGTGGAAGCAGGAAAATTTTTTTGACTATCAACAAtcattgtgttttggttttctctCCAAAGGATCCCCAATGATACAGAACAATGGTAATCCCTTATGTCCATATTCCTACTTACACCTCAAATGAACAATTAGTTTTCTTGCCGTTACATTTTCTAACACCacctttttttcctgctgtcCTGTCAACTACCATTTCATGCTGGGTTAATATAGGGTTATCACCAAAGCTCCAAACACCTCAGAGTACAATTGAACTCTGAGGTTCAAGCCAAAATTCCCCTCAATGCTTCTCGACCAACTTCTGAGCAAATCCTTtgagaaatgtattttgtacAAGCAGACTGCAGCTACTGCGCTGGTCTTAAATAgattaatcaacattttttgaagTTCTGTTCAAAGGTTATAGGTTAAAGGCagttaatgttttactttcagtgCCTCCCTTTGAATCCTCATTTGGTATTAATCTTAATTACTTAGTTTCAGAGGCGATCTCATAGTGACTTCTGCAATTTAATGAAATTTAAACTGCTGTTGTGTTGTATTTACTTGTTACTTACGAAATAGAGTTTGGAGGCTGTGTACAATAAGTCACATTGAATTTCATGGTTTTAAGTTAGGGTATTTGATAGAAAAAGTAAAGTGATGGGAAGTCAACATAATAGTCTATCGCAATAATCTTTTTCATTGAAGCTAATACTTCTGTCAGACAGTCACTCTGACTGCATGTTTCACACTGGAAGATCTTGGTGGCGCACGGCCTACCATCTGTTTCCTGTATAAATAATTGTAggtttaaaagtaaattaacaacaaatacaTATGTGGCAATGACTCAGGGATAAATGGAATAACATTTGCATGAACTGCTATGACATTttaagactgttttttttttaaatagtctgTTTTGGTCTTGGCCCCACTCAGATTAGTTCCTAGCGTTAGCATTTAAAACCTGGAGCAAGTTTTAGATGAAGATGCTATGAGAGTTATCAGCTGCAGGTAAAATACTAACTgcctgcagtttttaaacaaagcttTTACAAGCCTCTTACATGAAGGTCAATTTCTCAAGTGGAGCTTCCAAAGACGTTCTGAACCCAACGTAAAATCCTGCTGcccaacaaaaacatctgcaaatCCCAGCCCACAACCCCATCAACATATTATACTGTAACTGTATTTTAAGCAGGTTCCGTGCGAGGGCGTGGTCGTGCAGCCTCAGGTAATCGTACCCCTGGACCTCGAGGGTCTTACCTAGGGGGTTATTCTGCCGGTCGCGGCATCTACAGTCGCTACCACGAGGGCAAGACCAAGCAGTCCGAAAAGCCCTATGAACTGATACCCAGTCTGGAGCTTCCTGCCTCCGTCAACCCAGTTGGCATCAAACCAGGCACAAGTCAGTGAGACAGACATACTCGTTAATGTCATCGCCCATCTCCAAGCCTTTACTAAACCTCTGTCCTGCGTGGTTTAAAAAACCTGTCTTGAATCTGCATGATGGCTGTTGCTGGATGGTCATGAGTATAAATGCATCTGAGCATGACCAGAAAGTAACTGCTTCACTTCAGTCCTCTTTCTACCTCtaatcaaaaaaagaaatgtgttgtttcGTGTTCAGACTGATAATAGTGCTGTGTCAAGGGAAAACAATGGGATTCATTGGTCAGCAGTTGTTTTAATCATTGAGGGAATTTAAACAATGCAGACCAGTGATGCATTCATTGGTTTAACAGCAGTTAGggattaaaaatacatatcaGGACGAATACCCCAATTTGGACATGTCACACCAAGTTTTTCAGCTTAAACGTTTTTCAATCACCTGGCATCATAGCCATAATGTTGAGACAAAATTTGATGTTCTTTATAACCTTTTGATTAGTGTGTAATTCCCCACACAGCACCGTTATCTGTTTAAACAGGGTTGTACTTACAGAATCTGCTTCCACAATACAATGCATTCACTCAgttccaattttgactttgtaatgGTTGAAgtggtaaaaatgaaaacaaattgaaaaataaattgtctttCCCAGCATGTttcaaatttcctttttttttttttcattaaatagtTTCAGTCAAAATGGAGCTGGAATGCAAAACTAATTTGCAAATTTAAACTGTATTCCAATCAGCTAAATCATAATGCCAGTGTTTGGAAAAGTTGAtcctaaataataataataataataataataataataataataataataataagttcTGATCCAAAAGAAGGACGTCACAGGAAAGTTTTGAGagtttttctactttgtttCCTGCCAGTAAGAAGAAGGAAGTGCAGCGACGGTAATGCTCGGAAGATTTTCAACTCATAAAGGAAACATCAATCAGGGCAGATAAATCTCAGCACAGAACACTCAGTAGCTCTGTTGGTGCACGTCGTAAAAATCTAGTTACACGAAAAGGTACATTAACTGTGTTTTGCTTATTCAGTCCTGAGAGAGAGTTCAACCAGTTTTCCAGTAGCTAGTTGGGAATTTGTCATAAATTCAGTTATCGTCAGTTTTGAAAGGAGGAAGAGCTGAAGACAGCATTGTGCTAAGTAGTATCAACAATGGGATAGTAGTTCATTTTCAGATTAAGAGACAGaaattttcacatgtgagttCTGTTCAAAGAAtataaaaccttttgaaaaatattctgcttaattatatgttgttttttggcTGCAGCAAAAATGACAATACATCTCAACATGACTGATTTGGCCAAATGCATACAACTGAATCAAAATATTCAGACACATTGTGGAAAGGCATTCAACCTTCCTCATTTTTTGATGTCATATTAGatattttgttctctttgttAGGCAATTTAAGATTACcaatttttttcctatttactAAATCCTGAAATTATAGAAGAGATTTTAGAGACGTTGCTTGGTCCTTTCGTCAAAGTGAGAGGTTGTCATGCATTAGGATTATCATGCATTTAAACAAGCTGGGAAATCCTAGAGGACGATTAAATGTTTCCTAATCTTCACAACATTTGAGGTAATTGGAGGCACTCCTGACATCATGGTGAAATCAAAGGAAATCAGCTAGAAGACCTCAACGAGTCTGGGTAGAATTTCCCAGTGCCTAAGGGTTCTATGTTCATCTGCTCAAACAATTGTATGCAAACACATGGCTGGTCCAGCCATTGTGCCGTTCTATGTTTAAGAGatgaatataaaaacatttttaaaaacaatttttttttgctagtcTGAGAATACCATCCAGACTGTGAAGTTTATGAGCAGCGGCATAATGTTGTGtgggtgttttgctgcaggagggagtGATGAACTTCATCATGAAAggacattatgtggaaatattgaaacaatgtctcaaaatgATAACCAAAAAGTTAACATTTGAACACAACTGGACAATAACCTTAAGCAAACCAAATTAGTTACAGTATCTGAAGgacaataaagtaaatattttgaaaccCTAATCTCTGTCTCATAGAAAGTTAATGGGAAGAGAAGAAAAGGTGAATGAACAAACTGAACCTCAGTCACATTAGTTCCAGCCACAAACACCTAAGTAAACTAagttattattactttattaaagtattattactttaattctgttttgccatttagaaaacaaaaataaatgtgggaaTTAGGTATGTTTGAACACGTTGTGTAGGGTTAGCATGTGAGCAGTGCATACACaaaggtgattgacagcactaagaccctcttccaggctctgattggttgcttgtAACCAGTAGCAGCACATTTCTGTAGATGACACTCAGACcacaggaaggaggcagagaaactagatttatttatttatttatttatttatttatttatttatttatttatttatttatttatttatttatttatttatttttattttattttttttttacaaattatctGTTTTATGTTATACTTtcatgacatagtgacaattttagcaaatatgtaaaaaacatgaaacaagaaCTCCTGTTCATCAACATGATGCATTATCTATGAATGTTAGTAATTATACATTTCAGGGTGGCGCACCAAATTTGCTATGGCAAATTTTTTGGTGAACAGtgagcaaaagtaaaataaatacatagagttttttttgttttcagtaaatcgCTATATTATTTTTAGATAGCACAAGAAAgaattttgatcaaaaataacCAATGTCAACATGCAAACACTGGTATTATCTTACTACTCTGTAATGCTAAGTTGTTTTGTCAACATCGTCATTACATTTGACATACTAGTCATTGCTTTAAAGTCGTGTATTTATTTGGTCAATATTTGGTCAATTTTCTGAAGTAGACATAACTGACCAAGATCGAGGAGTCGGTGTCTTGGTTTCTGTATATGTTGAATCACAGGATCAGCACCAGATTGAAAACtcttttgtgcatttaaaacaatgacTGATGTTGTATTAGCATAGTTTTGTaaaggtgtgtgtatgtgaagGAGTAGGGGGTCTTAATCCGTAGTTGAAAACCAACATAATCCGAATCACACTCCAACTGCTGTTTTCGTAACTTATTTTTCCCTCTTGTTTCAATCCTCTCCTTCTCTGCTAAACTGAGCATGATTGGATGCATGTCTGAGCATGGCTGGTTGTATGTGGTCCAGTCTGTTATCCAGGCTTTCATTTTTGCCCCTCTCTGTGCACAGTGGCATTGCCGGCTCTGGGTGCACAGTACCCAGTGTTCAGCGCTGCTCCTGCAGCCAAAGTGATGGAGGAGGGGAAAGTGCACTCAGTGGAGCACCTCATGAACCCACTGACCATGCAGCACGCTGAACACAGCGctgccactgctgctgctgctgctgccgccgccacTGTCTTACCTGCAGTGTCCACACCTCCACCGTTCCAGGTGTGTCTTATAACGTCATACGCAAAAGTATCCATATAAATGTTTACTTGTTTTGCCTCATTACAAGCAAAAACCTTAGGAATATTTTATTGGACTTTTATGTGACAGGTCAATActaagtagtgcataattgtgagaCTAAAGGAAGGTGACAgatggtttcatttatttacatgttttagaaataatatACCAACATTTCACATCTggacactgaaatgttttattctacTTTACAATATAATTAAGAATGTCATTGCACAGAGGATTgagcacaaatacaaatacactatcattttctttctacttttcaattattattttcagtggGTCTATCACATTTTCACATCCCCACACACTAAAGcatgcaaaaaaagttaaaatgttattgGCAGGAacatgtatatgttttttttatgttaagatTTAGAATGTCCTATCTCATTCAAAGTTGCACAATATCCTTCAAGCTTTGCAAAATCCAAGTCAAAACAGCTTTTTATCGGATATGTACTCTTAGAATCTTGATaaatttttctttattcctATCTAAATCCAGTTTACCTGTCCTTCCTCCTGACCTAGGGCCGTCCAAT harbors:
- the rbm47 gene encoding RNA-binding protein 47 isoform X4; its protein translation is MTAEDPVSSSNMSNNSTPSKPSKPSGASFHPLQGQVTLPEGVAGAPNEAALLSLMERTGYGMVQENGQRKYGPPPGWSGPAPPRGCEIFVGKIPRDVYEDELVPVFETVGRIYEMRLMMDFDGKNRGYAFVMYTEKHEAKRAVRELNNYEVRPGRLLGVCSSVDNCRLFIGGIPKTKKREEILEEVSKVTEGVLDVIVYASAADKMKNRGFAFVEYESHRAAAMARRKLMPGRIQLWGHQIAVDWAEPEIDVDEDVMETVKILYVRNLMMETSEETIRKIFSQWNPGCVERVKKIRDYAFVHFISRDDAVLAMDHLNGTEIEGSCIEVTLAKPVDKEQYSRQKASKGGTAATPEPTQQNYIYQCDPYTLAYYGYPYSTLIGPNREYFVKGSVRGRGRAASGNRTPGPRGSYLGGYSAGRGIYSRYHEGKTKQSEKPYELIPSLELPASVNPVGIKPGTMALPALGAQYPVFSAAPAAKVMEEGKVHSVEHLMNPLTMQHAEHSAATAAAAAAAATVLPAVSTPPPFQGRPITPVYAMAHNVQRIPAAASLYGAGYVPIANYAANTAALAALQKNAAMAATAYGGYAGYAVPQAFPAAAFPLPIHDVYQSY
- the rbm47 gene encoding RNA-binding protein 47 isoform X6, coding for MTAEDPVSSSNMSNNSTPSKPSKPSGASFHPLQGQVTLPEGVAGAPNEAALLSLMERTGYGMVQENGQRKYGPPPGWSGPAPPRGCEIFVGKIPRDVYEDELVPVFETVGRIYEMRLMMDFDGKNRGYAFVMYTEKHEAKRAVRELNNYEVRPGRLLGVCSSVDNCRLFIGGIPKTKKREEILEEVSKVTEGVLDVIVYASAADKMKNRGFAFVEYESHRAAAMARRKLMPGRIQLWGHQIAVDWAEPEIDVDEDVMETVKILYVRNLMMETSEETIRKIFSQWNPGCVERVKKIRDYAFVHFISRDDAVLAMDHLNGTEIEGSCIEVTLAKPVDKEQYSRQKASKGGTAATPEPTQQNYIYQCDPYTLAYYGYPYSTLIGPNREYFVKVALPALGAQYPVFSAAPAAKVMEEGKVHSVEHLMNPLTMQHAEHSAATAAAAAAAATVLPAVSTPPPFQGRPITPVYAMAHNVQRIPAAASLYGAGYVPIANYAANTAALAALQKNAAMAATAYGGYAGYAVPQAFPAAAFPLPIHDVYQSY
- the rbm47 gene encoding RNA-binding protein 47 isoform X5; amino-acid sequence: MTAEDPVSSSNMSNNSTPSKPSKPSGASFHPLQGQVTLPEGVAGAPNEAALLSLMERTGYGMVQENGQRKYGPPPGWSGPAPPRGCEIFVGKIPRDVYEDELVPVFETVGRIYEMRLMMDFDGKNRGYAFVMYTEKHEAKRAVRELNNYEVRPGRLLGVCSSVDNCRLFIGGIPKTKKREEILEEVSKVTEGVLDVIVYASAADKMKNRGFAFVEYESHRAAAMARRKLMPGRIQLWGHQIAVDWAEPEIDVDEDVMETVKILYVRNLMMETSEETIRKIFSQWNPGCVERVKKIRDYAFVHFISRDDAVLAMDHLNGTEIEGSCIEVTLAKPVDKEQYSRQKASKGGTAATPEPTQQNYIYQCDPYTLAYYGYPYSTLIGPNREYFVKGSPMIQNNVALPALGAQYPVFSAAPAAKVMEEGKVHSVEHLMNPLTMQHAEHSAATAAAAAAAATVLPAVSTPPPFQGRPITPVYAMAHNVQRIPAAASLYGAGYVPIANYAANTAALAALQKNAAMAATAYGGYAGYAVPQAFPAAAFPLPIHDVYQSY